From a single Parafrankia discariae genomic region:
- a CDS encoding roadblock/LC7 domain-containing protein, which yields MTETIPDSPSLDWLVNNFVDQVPGVANAIVASSDGHLLAVCDGFPREQAGQLGTIASGLFSLTLAAAEFVDGGSVTQTIVEMAQGSMLLMAVGDGSCLAVLASNTCDIGLVGYEMTVLVKRTRDALTPARRHEPPAGL from the coding sequence GTGACCGAGACGATCCCCGACAGCCCGTCACTGGACTGGTTGGTCAACAACTTCGTTGACCAGGTACCGGGCGTCGCCAACGCCATCGTCGCGTCGTCCGACGGGCACCTGCTCGCGGTCTGTGACGGGTTCCCGCGGGAACAGGCCGGCCAGCTCGGCACCATCGCCTCCGGTCTTTTCAGCCTCACCCTGGCGGCGGCCGAGTTCGTGGACGGGGGCTCCGTCACACAGACGATCGTGGAGATGGCCCAGGGCTCGATGCTGTTGATGGCCGTCGGCGACGGATCGTGCCTCGCCGTCCTCGCGAGCAACACCTGCGACATCGGACTGGTCGGCTACGAGATGACAGTGCTGGTCAAGCGCACCCGCGACGCCTTGACCCCGGCCAGACGCCACGAACCACCCGCGGGCCTCTAG
- a CDS encoding amidohydrolase family protein has protein sequence MTPPPAGPAPLPADFVVRARHVLTMGPRGHLRDAAVAVVGGRIAAVDTTADVRARFADLPVVGDGGGILIPGLVSAHGHFSEGLVTGIGETHTLWEWFVRVVEPIEGHLTRDMAYVGTLLKAAELACSGVTTVADMFCSAAGTTPVTPGVVDALDAVGLRGDVSFGPADSANPRPMAAVLAEHAALADAARGSRRTTFRVGLATVPSSSDELLDETARLVTETGRLHVHLHEIREEVTASRTTRGTGSIEFAARRGLLDAQVVAAHCVWLDDTDVELLRRHRVAVAHCPVSNMILASGVCQVPRLLRDGLTVALGVDGAASNDSQNMLETMKVAALLQKVHHLQATALTAPTVLRMATIEGARALGLADEVGSLEVGKSADLVYLAEASPSLALVHDPYQAVVYCASPRDVTGVWVAGERVVVDGRLTTVDLGPVLPWARELAVELATRAGLDSELRSAVGAAGAGPGPGAPGG, from the coding sequence GTGACCCCACCACCGGCGGGTCCCGCTCCGCTGCCCGCCGACTTCGTCGTGCGGGCCCGGCACGTCCTGACCATGGGGCCCCGCGGCCATCTGCGGGACGCCGCGGTCGCCGTCGTCGGCGGGCGGATCGCCGCCGTCGACACCACGGCGGACGTCCGGGCGCGGTTCGCGGACCTGCCGGTGGTCGGGGACGGTGGCGGGATCCTGATCCCGGGGCTGGTCAGCGCGCACGGCCACTTCTCCGAGGGGCTCGTCACCGGCATCGGTGAGACACACACGCTGTGGGAGTGGTTCGTCCGAGTCGTCGAGCCCATCGAGGGGCACCTCACCCGGGACATGGCCTACGTGGGGACGCTGCTCAAGGCGGCCGAGCTGGCCTGTTCCGGGGTGACGACGGTCGCCGACATGTTCTGCTCGGCGGCCGGGACCACCCCGGTCACCCCCGGGGTGGTCGACGCCCTCGACGCGGTCGGCCTGCGCGGCGACGTGTCGTTCGGGCCGGCCGACTCGGCGAACCCCCGGCCGATGGCGGCCGTCCTCGCCGAGCACGCGGCGCTCGCCGACGCGGCCCGCGGCTCGCGCCGCACCACCTTCCGGGTGGGCCTGGCGACCGTGCCGTCGAGCAGCGACGAACTGCTCGACGAGACGGCCCGGCTGGTCACGGAGACCGGCCGGCTGCACGTCCACCTGCACGAGATCCGCGAGGAGGTGACCGCGTCGCGCACGACGCGCGGCACCGGGTCGATCGAGTTCGCCGCGCGACGCGGGCTGCTCGACGCCCAGGTGGTGGCCGCGCACTGCGTGTGGCTCGACGACACCGACGTCGAGCTGCTGCGCCGGCACCGGGTCGCGGTCGCGCACTGCCCCGTCTCGAACATGATCCTCGCCAGCGGGGTGTGCCAGGTCCCGCGGCTGCTGCGCGACGGGCTCACCGTCGCGCTCGGCGTGGACGGCGCGGCGAGCAACGACAGCCAGAACATGCTGGAGACGATGAAGGTCGCCGCCCTGCTGCAGAAGGTGCACCATCTGCAGGCGACGGCCCTGACCGCGCCGACGGTGCTGCGGATGGCGACCATCGAGGGCGCGCGGGCGCTCGGGCTCGCCGACGAGGTCGGCTCCCTGGAGGTCGGCAAGTCCGCCGACCTGGTCTACCTCGCCGAGGCGAGCCCGTCGCTGGCGCTCGTGCACGACCCGTACCAGGCGGTCGTCTACTGTGCCTCCCCGCGGGACGTCACCGGGGTGTGGGTGGCCGGCGAGCGGGTCGTCGTCGACGGCCGGCTGACCACCGTCGACCTCGGACCGGTCCTGCCGTGGGCGCGTGAGCTGGCTGTCGAGCTCGCCACCCGGGCCGGGCTGGACTCCGAGCTGCGCTCCGCCGTGGGCGCGGCCGGCGCCGGTCCGGGCCCCGGCGCGCCGGGTGGATGA
- a CDS encoding ABC transporter substrate-binding protein, translated as MAIVSPSRVLSVAIATVLVLATGCSGDSNSSGTGVSGVVKIGLLAPLAGANAEAGRDAQRGADLAASVVNAGTDAALAATGVWGAGRASLSIVTMDTESDRQRAVDATDRLVAEQRVAGMVGAFDAEATLDASQRAERLGTPFVSGDVPLSALTERGLGWFFRSGPDVRGFGSAFLSLLRGAERDGVARRRVAVIYGDRPEGHDLKAMLQELAEETDVELVAQVRYTPGDPDLTDEVGAVRAAAPDMVLFGALPGSGRVLGEALGGLGYAPPGIVVYGSAQEAVPLAAVPGLDGRVSRQVGWSALVAQANPLATEVSTRYQSVYGGPMTEAAAAAYTAVMVLARAIGAAGGLEPERIRSALVATNVPGAETVMPWEGVRFDVTHQNTLAATVIEQATGGRFAVVYPRELATAPFTWPATDSGGLPAGAATGPGRGDARGEG; from the coding sequence ATGGCCATCGTGTCGCCGTCGCGCGTCCTAAGCGTTGCGATCGCAACGGTTCTGGTGCTGGCGACCGGCTGCTCCGGGGATTCGAATTCCAGCGGCACCGGGGTTTCCGGCGTTGTCAAGATCGGCCTGTTGGCTCCGCTCGCCGGCGCGAACGCGGAAGCCGGCCGGGACGCGCAGCGCGGCGCGGACCTCGCCGCCTCGGTCGTCAATGCGGGCACGGACGCCGCTCTCGCCGCGACCGGCGTCTGGGGTGCCGGCCGCGCCTCGCTCTCCATCGTGACAATGGACACAGAAAGCGATCGGCAGCGTGCGGTTGATGCTACTGACCGCCTGGTGGCCGAACAGCGCGTCGCCGGCATGGTCGGCGCCTTCGACGCCGAGGCGACGCTGGATGCCAGCCAACGCGCCGAACGCCTCGGAACTCCATTCGTGAGTGGTGACGTTCCGTTGAGCGCGCTGACGGAACGTGGGCTGGGCTGGTTCTTCCGCTCCGGTCCGGACGTACGGGGCTTCGGCAGCGCGTTCCTTTCCCTGCTGCGTGGCGCGGAACGGGACGGCGTCGCCCGCCGGCGGGTGGCCGTCATTTACGGCGACCGGCCGGAAGGCCACGACCTGAAGGCCATGCTCCAGGAGCTGGCCGAGGAGACCGACGTCGAGCTGGTCGCGCAGGTGCGCTACACGCCCGGCGACCCGGACCTCACCGACGAGGTGGGCGCGGTCCGCGCGGCCGCACCCGACATGGTGCTTTTCGGGGCACTGCCCGGCTCCGGCCGCGTGCTCGGCGAGGCGCTGGGCGGGCTCGGCTACGCCCCGCCCGGGATCGTCGTCTACGGGTCCGCGCAGGAGGCGGTGCCGCTGGCCGCGGTACCCGGTCTCGACGGGCGGGTGAGCCGGCAGGTCGGGTGGTCCGCGCTGGTCGCGCAGGCGAACCCGTTGGCGACCGAGGTGTCGACGCGTTACCAGAGCGTCTACGGCGGCCCGATGACGGAGGCCGCCGCGGCCGCGTACACGGCGGTCATGGTGCTGGCCCGGGCGATCGGCGCCGCGGGCGGCCTCGAACCGGAGCGGATCAGGTCGGCGCTGGTGGCGACGAACGTGCCCGGCGCGGAGACGGTCATGCCCTGGGAGGGCGTCCGCTTCGACGTGACGCACCAGAACACGCTCGCCGCGACGGTGATCGAACAGGCCACCGGCGGCCGGTTCGCCGTCGTGTACCCGCGGGAGCTCGCGACGGCCCCCTTCACCTGGCCGGCGACGGACTCCGGCGGCCTGCCCGCCGGAGCGGCCACCGGCCCGGGCCGCGGCGACGCCCGCGGCGAGGGCTGA
- a CDS encoding DUF742 domain-containing protein: MTDDWSDPSGELVRPYTATRGRAHASRLLALEAMVCTTAHGRHRHQELLLDERSIVEMCLRPQSVIEIAAKLRLPVGVVRVLVTDAESTGLVEISQLDTTDATQEVGLLGRVLTGLRRL; this comes from the coding sequence GTGACCGACGACTGGTCTGACCCTTCCGGCGAACTCGTCCGGCCCTACACGGCCACCCGTGGGCGTGCCCACGCCAGCCGCCTGCTCGCGCTCGAGGCGATGGTCTGTACGACCGCGCACGGGCGGCACCGGCATCAGGAGCTGCTCCTCGACGAACGTTCGATCGTCGAGATGTGCCTGCGCCCGCAGTCCGTGATCGAGATCGCGGCGAAACTACGGCTTCCGGTCGGCGTCGTGCGGGTGCTGGTGACGGACGCCGAGTCGACGGGTCTGGTGGAGATCTCGCAGCTCGACACGACCGACGCGACCCAGGAGGTGGGGCTGCTCGGCCGGGTGCTCACGGGCCTGCGCCGCCTGTGA
- a CDS encoding ABC transporter permease, translating to MTAAGRRPFWRSVDLLGPVAMFGLMIGVWYLVSLVLLDPKRRFLLPPPHAVVDVAFFDWYNLEQLLRALWLSTSVALTGLGISIVLGMALAVLMSQARWIERSVYPYAVVLQTIPTLAMVPLIGFWFHYGFVSRVIVCVLIALFPIISSTLFGLQSVDRGMLDLFTLHRVPRWVLLVKLQLPAALPATFSGFQVSAGLAVVGAVVGDFFFKQGDPGIGVLIDLYRARLMTEQLLGAVILASLLGVAVFVLFGYLSRLVTGAWYGSETR from the coding sequence GTGACCGCGGCCGGGCGCCGCCCGTTCTGGCGGTCGGTGGATCTCCTCGGCCCGGTGGCGATGTTCGGGCTCATGATCGGCGTCTGGTACCTGGTGAGTCTGGTGCTGCTGGACCCGAAGCGCCGGTTCCTGCTGCCCCCGCCGCACGCCGTCGTGGACGTCGCCTTCTTCGACTGGTACAACCTCGAACAGCTGCTACGCGCGTTGTGGCTGTCCACCTCGGTCGCGCTGACCGGCCTGGGAATCTCCATCGTGCTCGGTATGGCGCTGGCCGTCCTCATGAGCCAGGCGCGCTGGATCGAGCGTTCGGTGTATCCGTACGCCGTTGTCCTGCAGACGATTCCGACGCTCGCGATGGTGCCTCTCATCGGTTTCTGGTTCCACTACGGCTTTGTCAGCCGGGTGATCGTCTGCGTGCTGATCGCGCTCTTCCCGATCATCAGCAGCACGCTCTTCGGGTTGCAGTCGGTCGACCGCGGCATGCTTGATCTCTTCACGCTGCACCGCGTTCCGCGATGGGTGCTGCTGGTGAAGCTGCAGCTTCCCGCGGCGCTGCCCGCGACCTTCTCGGGTTTCCAGGTGTCGGCCGGCCTGGCTGTGGTGGGCGCGGTGGTCGGCGACTTCTTCTTCAAACAGGGCGACCCAGGGATCGGTGTACTGATAGATCTGTACCGGGCTCGGCTGATGACGGAGCAGCTTCTCGGCGCGGTCATTCTCGCGTCGCTGCTCGGGGTGGCCGTCTTCGTTCTCTTCGGCTACCTGTCCAGGCTTGTCACCGGGGCCTGGTACGGCTCCGAAACCCGCTGA
- a CDS encoding sensor histidine kinase: MTEAPELANAGQAVPAAVTAPTALPAQGAHGASGASGAPSSRADRRSRAPRRAGSGRSPRTVRPSARRRRATRLTRVARAGRRDLGGRVADLPVRRRLLLSIAIPAAAFLSVAVLGAVTWISDAASYGRGVHAAVLGRDIAATVHELQMERDLAAGFVAGGRQNRPDGARWVERLAAQHRSVDDAVATVRGGLAKASDNFGPAAGPAAQRALRSLDELPRARAAADGAGLPLGAVLNQYSTTIADLREVDRRIGPDRVDGDLGYTTTVLRDLSEVKEVESQVRAELYAVAQVGHFDTGQADALSSLLAQTDAARAAFRDVADADDRARYDRVVNGQAVLTVERISDRAISRQHLLDLDVDPEQWFAASTTHIELLRTVESGLSQNVIDEADTLRADAWGRTALIGGFIIAITLAAVLLTMAIAATMTRPLRALRDGAHDVAHERLPRIIEQLQTAGAGQVDTRIHSIGIRSKDEIGEVARTFDDLQREAVRLAAEQAVLRRSVNTLFLSLSRRSQSLIERQLALIDRLERAEESPAQLENLFRLDHLATRMRRNSENLLVLAGTGPGRRRATPVSTAAVLQAAVGEIEQYQRIQIVEVVDARITAGAVNHVVHLIAELLENAAQFSPPHRPVEVVARRSPDGGMTVSITDRGLGMPPAEIAAANERLAHPPIFDFSISERLGLFVVARLAERHEISVRLAAASGGGVQAQVSLPANLLASAAVPRRGEDAGAARGGAALAAGGRVQPLALSPNGNGPGAPASMNGHARGHGAGDPLLPGSSGPLPQRPRMTSLGGGDGGTTDEFNRLLELNGLTDRPATRPADPGPRPPAAAVPPPPPAPSIPTAPPEVPAPPPSSPAPRPPAPRPPVPRTPEAHGLDPLPPVVPNPPVVAWFKPRGTASKAEEGAARPGTAASASAGAATGASTGVTGATGEMGLPPIEEVVAGRARERERTAPDPVSADPVSADPVSADPVPADPITVGPMTAGPLAVDPLAVDPVAGSAAHLPPEPPGAPFTWFDRPAAGGNVPTGASAPRTPPGPTAPAAVPPASAFAPTWTTPPPAAPNTGFAPTPAAPTPAVPSTFAPADPAAFTPAGGLPTRPAAAPLPPPVHPVVPGATDRVARGGAGRAPAGGDASTDPVQRLQGPPERIDPAALPTTRAGLPMRVPAAGGPLAPGPGGTGSGRIPGSAGAGALAGRPSWEQPTPEVRPEWIRGRLSRLYEGVNHARDADARDIDARDIDARDIDATDSRGLGGPGVSSPVAPPGAARAEPPFGPPLDRLEDE; encoded by the coding sequence ATGACCGAGGCACCCGAGCTTGCCAACGCCGGACAGGCCGTCCCCGCGGCCGTCACGGCGCCCACAGCCCTCCCGGCCCAGGGAGCGCACGGAGCGTCGGGTGCCTCCGGGGCTCCGTCGTCCCGGGCTGACCGGCGTTCCCGGGCGCCCCGGCGCGCCGGCTCCGGCCGTTCTCCCCGGACCGTCCGCCCCTCGGCGCGGCGCCGGCGCGCCACCCGGCTGACCCGGGTCGCCCGGGCCGGCCGGCGGGATCTGGGCGGCCGGGTCGCCGACCTGCCGGTGCGCCGCCGGCTGCTGCTGTCGATCGCGATCCCCGCCGCGGCGTTCCTCAGCGTCGCCGTCCTCGGCGCCGTCACCTGGATCTCCGACGCGGCGAGCTACGGCCGCGGCGTGCACGCGGCCGTCCTGGGCCGCGACATCGCGGCGACGGTCCACGAGCTGCAGATGGAGCGGGACCTGGCCGCCGGTTTCGTCGCCGGTGGGCGGCAGAACCGGCCGGACGGCGCGCGGTGGGTCGAGCGGCTGGCGGCGCAGCACCGCTCGGTGGACGACGCCGTCGCCACCGTGCGCGGCGGGCTGGCGAAGGCGTCCGACAACTTCGGCCCGGCCGCCGGCCCGGCCGCGCAGCGCGCGCTGCGCAGCCTCGACGAGCTGCCGCGCGCCCGCGCCGCGGCCGACGGCGCGGGCCTGCCCCTCGGGGCGGTGCTCAACCAGTACTCCACGACCATCGCCGACCTGCGCGAGGTCGACCGGCGGATCGGGCCGGACCGGGTCGACGGCGACCTCGGCTACACGACGACGGTGCTGCGCGACCTGTCCGAGGTGAAGGAGGTCGAGTCGCAGGTCCGGGCCGAGCTCTACGCCGTCGCCCAGGTCGGGCACTTCGACACCGGGCAGGCCGACGCGCTCTCGAGCCTGCTGGCGCAGACCGACGCCGCGCGGGCGGCGTTCCGGGACGTCGCCGACGCCGACGACCGGGCCCGCTACGACCGGGTGGTCAACGGCCAGGCGGTGCTCACCGTCGAGCGGATCTCCGATCGGGCCATCAGCCGCCAGCATCTGCTCGACCTCGACGTCGACCCCGAGCAGTGGTTCGCCGCCAGCACCACCCACATCGAGCTGCTGCGCACCGTCGAGTCGGGACTGTCGCAGAACGTGATCGACGAGGCCGACACACTGCGCGCGGACGCCTGGGGGCGCACGGCGCTCATCGGCGGCTTCATCATCGCGATCACTCTGGCCGCGGTGCTGCTGACCATGGCGATCGCCGCCACGATGACCCGTCCGCTGCGGGCGCTGCGCGACGGCGCGCACGACGTCGCGCACGAGCGGCTGCCGCGCATCATCGAGCAGCTGCAGACCGCCGGGGCGGGCCAGGTCGACACCAGGATCCACTCCATCGGCATCCGGTCGAAGGACGAGATCGGCGAGGTGGCCCGCACGTTCGACGACCTCCAGCGCGAGGCGGTGCGGCTGGCCGCCGAGCAGGCCGTCCTGCGGCGCAGCGTCAACACGCTGTTCCTGAGCCTGTCCCGCCGCAGCCAGAGCCTCATCGAGCGCCAGCTAGCCCTCATCGACCGGCTGGAACGGGCCGAGGAGAGCCCCGCGCAGCTCGAGAACCTGTTCCGGCTCGACCACCTGGCCACCCGGATGCGGCGCAACAGCGAGAACCTGCTGGTCCTGGCCGGCACCGGGCCCGGCCGGCGCCGGGCGACCCCGGTGTCGACGGCCGCCGTCCTGCAGGCCGCCGTCGGCGAGATCGAGCAGTACCAGCGGATCCAGATCGTCGAGGTGGTCGACGCCCGCATCACGGCCGGCGCGGTGAACCACGTCGTGCATCTCATCGCCGAACTGCTGGAGAACGCCGCGCAGTTCTCGCCGCCGCACCGGCCGGTGGAGGTCGTGGCGCGCCGTTCCCCGGACGGCGGGATGACGGTCTCGATCACCGACCGCGGCCTGGGGATGCCCCCGGCGGAGATCGCCGCCGCCAACGAGCGGCTCGCCCACCCGCCCATCTTCGACTTCTCCATCTCCGAGCGGCTCGGCCTGTTCGTCGTCGCCCGGCTCGCCGAGCGGCACGAGATCAGCGTCCGGCTCGCGGCGGCGTCCGGCGGTGGGGTCCAGGCCCAGGTCAGCCTGCCGGCGAACCTGCTGGCCAGCGCGGCCGTCCCACGGCGTGGCGAGGACGCCGGCGCCGCGCGCGGCGGCGCGGCGCTCGCGGCGGGCGGGCGGGTCCAGCCGCTGGCGCTGTCCCCGAACGGGAACGGCCCGGGCGCACCGGCGTCGATGAACGGCCACGCCCGTGGCCACGGCGCCGGCGACCCGCTCCTGCCGGGCTCGAGCGGCCCACTCCCCCAGCGGCCCCGCATGACGTCCCTCGGCGGCGGTGACGGCGGGACCACCGACGAGTTCAACCGCCTACTCGAGCTGAACGGACTCACCGACCGCCCGGCGACGAGACCGGCCGATCCCGGCCCCCGGCCGCCCGCGGCGGCGGTTCCGCCGCCACCCCCCGCGCCCAGCATCCCCACCGCGCCCCCGGAGGTTCCGGCGCCGCCGCCGTCCTCCCCCGCCCCACGACCCCCGGCCCCACGGCCCCCGGTCCCACGGACTCCGGAGGCGCACGGCCTGGATCCGCTGCCACCGGTGGTGCCGAACCCCCCCGTGGTCGCCTGGTTCAAGCCTCGCGGGACGGCGTCCAAGGCCGAGGAGGGCGCTGCCCGGCCGGGGACAGCCGCCTCCGCCTCGGCCGGAGCGGCGACGGGCGCGTCCACCGGTGTCACCGGCGCCACCGGCGAGATGGGCCTCCCACCGATCGAGGAGGTCGTGGCCGGCCGTGCCCGCGAGCGCGAGCGGACCGCGCCCGACCCGGTCTCGGCGGACCCGGTCTCGGCGGACCCGGTCTCGGCGGACCCGGTCCCGGCGGACCCGATCACCGTGGGCCCGATGACGGCGGGCCCGCTCGCGGTGGACCCGCTCGCGGTGGACCCGGTGGCGGGTTCCGCGGCGCACCTGCCGCCCGAACCACCCGGGGCGCCGTTCACCTGGTTCGACCGGCCAGCGGCGGGCGGGAACGTACCGACCGGCGCCAGCGCGCCCCGCACGCCACCCGGGCCCACGGCGCCAGCGGCCGTGCCACCGGCGTCCGCCTTCGCGCCCACCTGGACCACCCCGCCCCCGGCGGCACCCAACACCGGTTTCGCCCCCACCCCGGCGGCCCCCACCCCGGCCGTGCCGTCCACGTTCGCGCCCGCCGACCCGGCGGCCTTCACACCCGCCGGGGGGCTGCCCACCAGGCCGGCCGCCGCCCCGCTCCCGCCGCCGGTCCACCCGGTGGTCCCGGGTGCCACCGACCGCGTGGCGCGCGGCGGAGCGGGCCGGGCGCCCGCGGGCGGCGACGCGTCGACGGACCCGGTCCAGCGGCTGCAGGGCCCGCCGGAGCGGATCGATCCGGCCGCGCTGCCGACCACCAGGGCGGGGCTGCCGATGCGCGTCCCCGCGGCCGGTGGGCCCCTGGCGCCCGGCCCCGGCGGAACAGGGTCGGGGCGCATCCCGGGCTCGGCGGGAGCGGGTGCCCTCGCCGGCCGCCCGAGCTGGGAGCAGCCGACGCCCGAGGTGCGGCCGGAGTGGATCCGGGGCCGGCTCTCCCGGCTGTACGAAGGCGTGAACCACGCCCGCGACGCCGACGCCCGCGACATCGACGCCCGCGACATCGACGCCCGCGACATCGACGCCACCGACTCCCGCGGCCTCGGGGGGCCCGGTGTGTCCTCTCCGGTCGCGCCCCCCGGCGCGGCCCGGGCCGAACCTCCGTTCGGCCCACCCCTCGATAGGCTGGAGGACGAGTGA
- a CDS encoding ABC transporter ATP-binding protein, translated as MVSRPGEPSPASDTALSADAAPLLTLAAAGKRFPDGTTALTGVDLAVNRGDFISLVGPSGCGKSTVLRLASGLTGATTGTVGRATDRVSYVFQDPTLLPWRSVRRNVEMLAEVTGVPRDVYRPTAAELIELVGLTGFERHRPRSLSGGMRMRVSLARSLVLAPELLLLDEPFGALDELSRERLNDELLRLFGLGRFGAAVFVTHSVAEAVFLSTKVIVMSPRPGRIVAELDVPFPYPRPADLRFTDGFTRLTARISRLLRAAEPA; from the coding sequence GTGGTGTCGCGACCGGGCGAACCATCCCCCGCCAGCGACACGGCGCTCTCCGCCGACGCCGCGCCGCTGCTGACTCTCGCGGCGGCCGGCAAGCGCTTCCCGGACGGGACGACCGCCCTGACCGGTGTCGACCTGGCCGTCAACCGCGGCGACTTCATCAGCCTGGTCGGCCCCTCGGGCTGCGGGAAGAGCACGGTGCTGCGGCTGGCCTCCGGCCTCACCGGGGCGACGACCGGCACCGTCGGGCGGGCGACGGACCGGGTCAGCTACGTCTTCCAGGACCCGACGCTGCTGCCCTGGCGCAGCGTGCGGCGCAACGTCGAGATGCTGGCCGAGGTGACCGGCGTCCCCCGCGACGTCTACCGGCCGACCGCGGCCGAACTCATCGAGCTCGTCGGTCTCACCGGGTTCGAGCGGCACCGGCCGCGGTCGTTGTCCGGCGGCATGCGGATGCGGGTCTCGCTGGCCCGTTCGCTGGTGCTCGCCCCGGAGCTGCTGCTGCTCGACGAGCCGTTCGGCGCCCTCGACGAGCTCTCCCGCGAGCGGCTCAACGACGAGCTGCTCCGGCTGTTCGGCCTGGGCCGGTTCGGGGCGGCGGTCTTCGTGACGCACTCGGTCGCCGAGGCGGTGTTCCTGTCGACGAAGGTGATCGTGATGTCTCCCCGACCGGGCCGGATAGTCGCCGAGCTGGACGTCCCGTTCCCGTATCCGCGCCCGGCGGACCTCCGCTTCACCGACGGGTTCACCCGGCTGACGGCCCGGATCTCGCGGTTGCTGCGCGCCGCGGAGCCGGCGTGA